One Burkholderia sp. 9120 genomic window, GCCGGCGGCGCGCGCGAGGATCAGCAACAGGTTGTATTCGGCGGTTTTCAGTTCGACCGGCTGACCGCGCCAGTTCACCGCGCGATCGGGCGGCGAGATCACCAGTTCGCCGAAGCTCAGCGTGTCGTCCTGAGTAGACGGCGCCGCGCCTTCCGCGGGCTGCGCGCGCCGCAGCAGGGCACGTGCTCGCGCGACCAGCACGCGAGGTTCGATCGGTTTGAGGACGTAGTCGTCGGCGCCCGTTTCCAGACCGGCGATCTGGTCGTACACATCGACGCGCGCCGTCAGGATCAGCACCGGCACACGCGAAAAGCTGCGAATCCGCCGGCAGACTTCCATGCCGTCCAGATTGGGCAGCATCAGATCGAGGATCACCAGCGCCGGCTTGTGTTCATGCACGGCGGCCACCGCCGTATCGCCTCGCCGCACGATCGTCACGTTGAATTCGTAGCCGTTCAGATATTCCCCGATCAACTGCGCGAGCCGATCGTCGTCCTCGATCAGCAGCACGCTGGTCTTGAGGGGGCGTCGTTCATAGAGGTCTCCACTAGCAGGCGCTGATTCTATCCGTGCCTGCCTGAGCGGGATACGCCGCGAACACTCTCGAACACTTGAACACAATTGCGCACACATTCCCCCAACTTCAGGACAGACGGGGCGGGGCGGCATCCCTAGACTGCGGTCTCCGTCCCAATAAAAAGATCTGACCGTGCGCAAACGCCTGCTGACTCTGTGTATTCCGCTCTTTGGCCTGACCTGCTCGTCACTGACCTACGCCGAGAACTTTTATACGTTTTCTCTGGCGGGCGGCGTTGGACCGCGCTATCAGGGCAGCCGTGATTACCGTCCGTTCGTCGCGCCGCTGATTGCCGCGGAGTTCAGCAACGGCATCTTTCTAAGCCCGCTCGAAGGGCTCGGCTACAAGCACGACTTCGCCAACGGGATGTACGCGTCGGCGGCACTCACCTACGACTTCGGCCGGACCGATCGCAATCGCGCCGACCTGCCGGGCTCCGATTACCTCCGGGGCATGGGACGGATTCCCGGCTCCGTGATGATGTCGTTCACCGTCGGCGCGCACGTGTTCGGCGAGTCGACCGTCAGCGTCACGCTCGATCAGCCGCTCACCCACACGAGCCACGGCACCAGCGGCCACTTCGACGTGGTGGTGCCGGTGCTGCAAACGGCCGACAACATCATCAATGTCAGCGGCTCGCTGCATGCGGGCAGCGGCCGCTACACGCAGACCTTCTTCGGCGTCACCGACGCGCAATCGCTCGCGAGCGGCTTCCGGCCGTATTCGGTGAAGGGCGGTTTCGACAGCGCGAAGGTGTCGCTCGGCTGGACCTACATGTTTTCACCGCGCTGGTCGGTGCATACCGAAGGCGGCGTGACGCGTTTGCTGGGCGCGTCGGCGAACAGCCCGATCGTGCAGTCGAAGAACAACTACTTCGCGATCACGGCGATCAGCTACCGCTACTGATTCCGTCTGTGGACAGGTTGGCCGGACCCTCGGCTCGCCGATCCGACGTCTCATCAAGGAGCTTGCGATGTTTGCATGGCAAACCCCGCTGTCCAGCGCGTGGCAGGACAGTCTTGTTTCACCGGTGCGCGGCGAGGCGCTGGGCGTCGACAGTTTGCTGCTCACCGGCGCGACCGGGTTTATCGGCGGCAATCTGCTGGTGACCCTGATCAACGCCGGCCTCGCCAATCGGCTGGTGTGCCTCGTGCGCGGCGTGAGCGTGGCCGATGCGCTCGCGCGGCTGCGAGCGTCGGCGGTGCGCTGCGGTCTGTCGCACAACCGTGCGCACCGTATCACCGAGGTCAACGTGATGGTCGGCGAACTCGGCGGCGCGTTTTCGGAGATCGATCTGGCGCGTCTTGCGAAGGTCTCGCACGTGATTAATTGCGCTGCGCTGGCGTCGTTTTCGACCAACCCGCAAGTGCTCGACACCAACGTGCGCGACACCTTGCGCTTTGTGTCGCGCTTTGCCGGCAGCAGGATGTTGCGGCGTTTTCTGCACGTGAGTACGGCGATGGCGTGCGGCACGCAATGCGGCGCAAACGTGCAGGAGTCGCCGTTCGGCTATGGCGAAACGAACCACATCGTGCCGTACACGCGCAGCAAGCGTGAAGTCGAACGGTTGTTGCGCACCACCTATCCGCGCCTGCCGCTGGTGGTGGTGCGGCCGTCGATCGTGGTCGGTCATACGGTGCTCGGCACGCTGCCGTCGGCGAGTCTGTTCTGGGTATTTCGCGTGGTGCACGGCGCGCGGCGCTTCACCGCCCGCGCGATGAACCGCCTCGACGTGGTCGCCGCCGACGACTGCGCGCGCGCCATTGCGCTGCTGGCGGTGAAGCCGACGCTGGCGTTCGACACGTATCACGTGTCGGCGGGCACGGAGGCGCCGACCGTCGGCCAGATTATCAGCGCGATGGATGAAGCCACCGGTACCTCGGGCCGCCGTTATTCGATGTGCCGTGTGCGCGACTTCGGCAAGATCGCGCGCGAAGTGGTGGGCCGCGACCGCAGCGGCAGCGGCCGGCTGATCGAGCACGCGCTGCGTTTATATGCGGGCTTCGCGGAGCTGGACTATGCGTTCGACAACCGGCGTCTGCGTGACGAAATCGGATTCGAACCCCTGCCGTTCACCGACTATGTCAGCGAGTGTGTGCGGACGTCGCGCGGTGTGGGCATCGTTGAACAAATGCGTTGGGATTTCAAATGACACAGTGGCCTATCAATTCGGAGACCGTTCGCGTCGCGACCGACTCCCATACTCCTCTCGACGCCGATGCCGCGACCGATTCCGGCGCCGACTCGCGCGATAATCGCGCAACGGCCGTGCGACCGATCACACGACCAACCGGCAGGCCGGCTGTTTTTCAGGCAAGTTCAATGGACGAGAAAGACTGGATTGCCGGCGCGGCGAAAGCGTTGGCGATAATCGAAGCATTCGACGAAGAACACGCGCGCATGACGCCGACCATGGTGGCCAGCCGCGCGGGTTTGTCGCGCACGGCGGCGCGCCGCTATCTGCTGACGCTGGGCGAACTCGGCTACGTGGACACCGACGGCAAGCTGTTCTGGCTGGCGCCGCGCGTGCTGCGGCTCGGCCAGTCGTATCTGGATTCGGCGCGTTTGCCGCGTACCGTGCAGCCGTTTCTTCAGCGCATCACCGCGACCGTGCAGGAAACCGCGCTGGTCGCGATCCTCGACGAACACGACGTGGTGTACGTGGCGCGCAACGGCGTGAACCGGGCGATGGCGGTCGGCTTCGTGCTCGGCTCGCGCGTGGCGGCGCCGT contains:
- a CDS encoding SDR family oxidoreductase, whose translation is MFAWQTPLSSAWQDSLVSPVRGEALGVDSLLLTGATGFIGGNLLVTLINAGLANRLVCLVRGVSVADALARLRASAVRCGLSHNRAHRITEVNVMVGELGGAFSEIDLARLAKVSHVINCAALASFSTNPQVLDTNVRDTLRFVSRFAGSRMLRRFLHVSTAMACGTQCGANVQESPFGYGETNHIVPYTRSKREVERLLRTTYPRLPLVVVRPSIVVGHTVLGTLPSASLFWVFRVVHGARRFTARAMNRLDVVAADDCARAIALLAVKPTLAFDTYHVSAGTEAPTVGQIISAMDEATGTSGRRYSMCRVRDFGKIAREVVGRDRSGSGRLIEHALRLYAGFAELDYAFDNRRLRDEIGFEPLPFTDYVSECVRTSRGVGIVEQMRWDFK
- a CDS encoding IclR family transcriptional regulator C-terminal domain-containing protein, which gives rise to MDEKDWIAGAAKALAIIEAFDEEHARMTPTMVASRAGLSRTAARRYLLTLGELGYVDTDGKLFWLAPRVLRLGQSYLDSARLPRTVQPFLQRITATVQETALVAILDEHDVVYVARNGVNRAMAVGFVLGSRVAAPLSSAGLVLLAFQAPESIEQWLATYQIKVFTPHTYATIERLREVLGEIRRNGYVVTDQQLELGVRGVAVPLRDRHGSVVAAISVSMPIGQESANAALHRVLPTLQETASLLRNLV
- a CDS encoding response regulator — its product is MESAPASGDLYERRPLKTSVLLIEDDDRLAQLIGEYLNGYEFNVTIVRRGDTAVAAVHEHKPALVILDLMLPNLDGMEVCRRIRSFSRVPVLILTARVDVYDQIAGLETGADDYVLKPIEPRVLVARARALLRRAQPAEGAAPSTQDDTLSFGELVISPPDRAVNWRGQPVELKTAEYNLLLILARAAGTVLSRDDILKQLRGIEFDGIDRTVDAGISRLRRRFEDASPEPHKIKTIWGRGYLFSPSAWEE
- a CDS encoding MipA/OmpV family protein, which gives rise to MRKRLLTLCIPLFGLTCSSLTYAENFYTFSLAGGVGPRYQGSRDYRPFVAPLIAAEFSNGIFLSPLEGLGYKHDFANGMYASAALTYDFGRTDRNRADLPGSDYLRGMGRIPGSVMMSFTVGAHVFGESTVSVTLDQPLTHTSHGTSGHFDVVVPVLQTADNIINVSGSLHAGSGRYTQTFFGVTDAQSLASGFRPYSVKGGFDSAKVSLGWTYMFSPRWSVHTEGGVTRLLGASANSPIVQSKNNYFAITAISYRY